Genomic segment of Bacteroidales bacterium:
TTCGGCTAACTGGGTAAGTGTCTTTGTAAAAGAATTACCAACAGCTATAGTGCAAGTGGATGACGATACTATATGCATAGGAGATACTATAACCATAAGTATTTCTTTGTCTGGTTCAGGCCCGTGGTTGCTTAAGGGATTAACAAAAACTGAATTTGGTGGCTCACCCGAGAGCTTGCCCGACACTCTTGTTAATACAAGCCCTTTCATCATAAAAGATACTCCTCATGTAAGTGCATATTACCATATTGAAAGCTTTGAAGACTATTCTACGGGTTGCTCCAATGACAGCGCCAACTGGGTTACAGTTTTTGTGAATCCATTACCTGATGTTAATCTGGGAAATGACACAACAATCTGTGCAGATCAATACATTACACTTGATGCAGGCAATATCGGCGCTGAATTCTTATGGACTCCCGGCGAGTCGATTAATCATGCAATCACATTAGATGGCAGTGTTCTGGGTACAGGTTCATTTACATACTCTGTAGATGTAAACTTAAGTGGATGCGTAACTTCAGATACAATTGTTGTTACCTTTGATCCATGCACAGGCATAAATGAAAATGGTGAAGGGGTTAGTATCAGCATTGTCCCCAACCCTTCAAATGGATTATTCCATCTCAGTGTTGAAGGAATTGAAGGTAATTCACTATTGACAATTTATTCCATCAATGGCCAGATAATTTTCAGTGAACAAGTAGATAATTCAGGCTTGGTTAATAAACCTATTGATTTGAAATCATTCCCGAAAGGCATGTATTTCCTTCACCTGATAAATAATAATCTGAACCATACAGAAAAAATTATCATTGAATAACAAAACTTCTGTAACAAAAAAAGCGGTGGTAATTCACCGCTTTTTTTATGCTTATATATTTCTGCTGTTCTTTACATGCAACTCCCACGGGCCAATATCATAACGCCTTATCATCTGTCTGAAGTGTTCTGATTCTGAGTTAAGTTCATTTATGTACTTATGATAACTTACCATTGACAAGATGTGCGACAGGCCCATATCTACAGCTGTTTTTTTCTTTCGGATAAAAGAAATCATTATCAAAAAGAACTTTCTTTTATAGGGTTCTGAAGTAAAAATAAACTCTTTGAGCAGTTTAAAAACAAGCTTTGCACGAAAGGCAACACTTGGGTTTCCATCATTATATTTTTTAGTAAAAAACCCATCACCAAAAAGTATTTTAGCTTTATGATATATTGACTCATAAGAATACATTCTTATAAGAGTTTCCAGATACTTGTCGAACAATTCAATCTGAGACATCTTTTTATAATGAATGCATGGAAACAATCCACCCATCATATCCCTGTCAATATCGTACATCCGCCCTTCAGCAGTCAGGCGTTTTTCAAGTTCTGATCCATAAGGCGCTCCAAGTATGTTAAAATTTATGTACGACAATCCTGTTTTTTGTGTGAAATAGTATAAACTTTCAAACTCTTCCGGAGTATCATTATCAAAACCGATGACAAAGGAAGCTGTGATATGAATCCCGTATGAATGTATTTTCTTAATAGCATCTTCATAAATCAGGGCATCACGGTTTTGCCTTTTCTTTGTTTCGTATAAGCTCCCGGCATTTAAGGATTCAAAACCTATCAAAATGTTAAAACAACCGGCATCGTTCATTGCTTTCAGCAGGTCCTCATCTCTGGCAATATCAATACTTGCCATACATCCCCAGGATATTTTCAGGGGTTTTAAAGCCGTCATTAATTCGTGAGCATATTTTTTGTTTGCAGTCAGGTTGTCATCCACAAACAGCATTTTTCTGACCGGTAACGATTTTATTTCTTCTATGACATTTTCAATATTCCGATAGCGCATTTTGTTGCCAAAAAGATTGGTTACCAAACAAAATTCACATTTGTAAGGGCAACCTCTTGAAACCTGTATCCCAACCTGAAAAACTTTTTTCATATCAACAAGGTCCCATCTTGGTAAAGGAATATTTTTAAAATCGCAATAATTGCCAGGGTTATAAACCGATTTTAGTTCATTCTTTTCAATATCCTGCAGGCATTGCTCCCAGGAACCTTCTGCCTCACCAACCACAACTGCATCGGCATGCTTGCTTGCTTCTTCAACCATATATGAAACATAAGGCCCTCCAAGTATAACTTTTACGCCGGCAGACCGGTATGCATCACATATTTCGTAAGCGCGTTTTACAGTGGTTGCCAATGCTGAAATACCTGCAATATCAGGCAATTCTTTAGGTAATTTTTCTATATCCTCATCAATAATGCGTACCTCATATTCGGGGGGAGTTAAAGCCGCAATCATGGGCATCGCAAGGGAAAGCATAAACTTTTTCTTCCCCATCATTTTACATAGCTCCGTCTGCCCGTAATAATTTACATATTGCTGTTTCGGCAAAATGAGGTATATCTTTTTTCTTCCGTTTTGCTTCTTTTTTGAAGTCATAATATCAGTAATACCTTAATGTAAAACCCGCCTGCATAAATTTGCTTACTTCTGTAACAAAACTGAGAATTATATCATTTTCTGAAAGTTTTTCTTCGCGGATAATTTTATCAAGACAAATGAAAACCATAGGCGGGCCGACATATCCCATGTCATTCATTTTGGTGTACAAAGCTTCCCTTTTGATACCCAGAGACTCGCATTCATCCATGATTAACTCAGCAATATGCTTGGATGGGAAATTCACCTGAAAATACTTCACGCTCGTAGCATCAATATCGTATTTTTCCATCATTCTTCGTAACCCTTTATAAAACACAGAACCATCGACATCATGAAAATGCAACCGTAATTGCTCGTTGAACATCTGAGCAAGATGGTGAGCTCCGGTTTCAAACTCCTTCTTTGGATTTTGCCAGTATGCCGGGCGTCTGTTCAGCATGGCTGCAGGTTTATTACCTCCTATTGACTCGATATAGGCATTCTCGACAATAAGTCCTGATTTTTCTGGTGTATTTTGCAGTACCAATGCGCCTGCGCCATCACATAAAAAATAACGGAGAAAGAGTTCTTCTTTCTTTATCAGTGGCTGGTTATAATATTCGGCGATAAGTTCGGAAGAGGAAATACCTGAGGATATTACCAGTGCATTATCGTACCGCCCTGACTTAATAAATTCGTAAGCAACAAGAAAAGCTTTATAGGCAGAAGTGCAGTTGGCATGTATTGATATTTCGCTGCAGGAAGTAATACCTAATGCTTCCTGTATCCTGACACTGGCAGTAGGCATTTGATGCTGGTGAGCGCTGCCGTATGCAATAAACTGTATGTTTTCAGGAATAAGGCCTGCATGATTCAAAGCTTCTTTCGCCGCTTTCACCGACATGCTTACGTTGTCTTCAAAAAATTCACGGGTATCCGGATCTATAGCAAAGTGATAATAGTCAATATCCAACATTTCTTTCATCAGAGGTTTAATCCGGGTAAACCATTTCGCAACAGCAAATGGAGCCTCTGATATTTTGCCCAAGTATCTTTCAACATCATCAAAAGCAACAGCATTTCCCGGAAGAAAACGCCCCGTGCCGCATATTTTAACATTTCTGTTTTTCATGACAGAATTGTTTTAGGTATTTGTACAGATACGCCTGCCGTAAGCTAAAATTGTAATCAACTGAAATGTTTTTTGCAAAAGATACTGCAGCTTCAAAAATTAAACTTTTATTAATAACAATATCCACTATGCCTAATTCCAGTGCCTCCCCGGCATTAAGGTTTTTCCCCCCTAATAATATTTCTATAGAGTTTTTTTTATCAACAAGTTCAGATAAATAGTAAGTGCCCCCGCAGCCCGGCATAAGATTGAACCCTGATTCAGGAGATCCTATAATGATATTGGGAGCTGCAAAACGAAAATGACAAG
This window contains:
- a CDS encoding T9SS type A sorting domain-containing protein, with product SANWVSVFVKELPTAIVQVDDDTICIGDTITISISLSGSGPWLLKGLTKTEFGGSPESLPDTLVNTSPFIIKDTPHVSAYYHIESFEDYSTGCSNDSANWVTVFVNPLPDVNLGNDTTICADQYITLDAGNIGAEFLWTPGESINHAITLDGSVLGTGSFTYSVDVNLSGCVTSDTIVVTFDPCTGINENGEGVSISIVPNPSNGLFHLSVEGIEGNSLLTIYSINGQIIFSEQVDNSGLVNKPIDLKSFPKGMYFLHLINNNLNHTEKIIIE
- a CDS encoding B12-binding domain-containing radical SAM protein, with protein sequence MTSKKKQNGRKKIYLILPKQQYVNYYGQTELCKMMGKKKFMLSLAMPMIAALTPPEYEVRIIDEDIEKLPKELPDIAGISALATTVKRAYEICDAYRSAGVKVILGGPYVSYMVEEASKHADAVVVGEAEGSWEQCLQDIEKNELKSVYNPGNYCDFKNIPLPRWDLVDMKKVFQVGIQVSRGCPYKCEFCLVTNLFGNKMRYRNIENVIEEIKSLPVRKMLFVDDNLTANKKYAHELMTALKPLKISWGCMASIDIARDEDLLKAMNDAGCFNILIGFESLNAGSLYETKKRQNRDALIYEDAIKKIHSYGIHITASFVIGFDNDTPEEFESLYYFTQKTGLSYINFNILGAPYGSELEKRLTAEGRMYDIDRDMMGGLFPCIHYKKMSQIELFDKYLETLIRMYSYESIYHKAKILFGDGFFTKKYNDGNPSVAFRAKLVFKLLKEFIFTSEPYKRKFFLIMISFIRKKKTAVDMGLSHILSMVSYHKYINELNSESEHFRQMIRRYDIGPWELHVKNSRNI
- a CDS encoding 3-oxoacyl-ACP synthase III family protein — protein: MKNRNVKICGTGRFLPGNAVAFDDVERYLGKISEAPFAVAKWFTRIKPLMKEMLDIDYYHFAIDPDTREFFEDNVSMSVKAAKEALNHAGLIPENIQFIAYGSAHQHQMPTASVRIQEALGITSCSEISIHANCTSAYKAFLVAYEFIKSGRYDNALVISSGISSSELIAEYYNQPLIKKEELFLRYFLCDGAGALVLQNTPEKSGLIVENAYIESIGGNKPAAMLNRRPAYWQNPKKEFETGAHHLAQMFNEQLRLHFHDVDGSVFYKGLRRMMEKYDIDATSVKYFQVNFPSKHIAELIMDECESLGIKREALYTKMNDMGYVGPPMVFICLDKIIREEKLSENDIILSFVTEVSKFMQAGFTLRYY